A genome region from Geminicoccus roseus DSM 18922 includes the following:
- a CDS encoding D-TA family PLP-dependent enzyme, with translation MQIADLDTPIAVIDLDRVEANLKRWQDFCDEHGFANRPHIKTHKLAEFARLQVQLGAKGISCQKLGEAEVMADAGIDDILIPFNLVGAPKLARAVALARRIRLILVADHEEVSDPIGRAFAEAGLEVEMLVECDTGAKRNGTQSVEDTVRLARHIAATPGLRFAGLLTYPPPGGQPNVVAFFGETVARLKEHGIEAPILSSGGSPDMWTANEQGPVTEHRPGTYIYGDRMQMRAGCIGLDDCALTVLATVVSRPTADRAILDTGSKALTADLHGLNGYGRIMEYPDAVIANLSEEHGHVDLSGVAGPRPRIGDKVRILPNHACPVSNLYDQVALCRNGQVERIVDVDARGRLA, from the coding sequence ATGCAGATCGCTGATCTGGACACGCCCATCGCCGTCATCGACTTGGACCGGGTCGAGGCCAATCTGAAGCGCTGGCAGGATTTCTGCGACGAGCATGGCTTTGCCAACCGCCCGCACATCAAGACCCACAAGCTCGCCGAGTTCGCCCGGCTGCAGGTGCAGCTTGGGGCCAAGGGCATCTCCTGCCAGAAGCTGGGCGAGGCCGAGGTCATGGCCGATGCCGGGATCGATGACATCCTGATCCCGTTCAACCTGGTGGGCGCGCCCAAGCTTGCCCGGGCGGTGGCGCTGGCCCGGCGGATCCGCTTGATCCTGGTGGCCGACCACGAGGAGGTGTCGGACCCGATCGGCCGCGCCTTCGCGGAAGCCGGCCTGGAGGTCGAGATGCTGGTGGAATGCGACACCGGGGCGAAGCGCAACGGCACCCAGTCGGTCGAGGACACCGTCCGCCTCGCCCGGCATATCGCCGCCACGCCCGGGCTGCGCTTTGCCGGCCTGCTGACCTATCCGCCGCCGGGCGGGCAGCCGAACGTGGTGGCTTTCTTCGGGGAAACGGTCGCCCGGCTGAAGGAGCACGGGATCGAGGCGCCGATCCTCTCCTCCGGGGGCAGCCCCGACATGTGGACCGCCAACGAGCAGGGGCCGGTGACCGAGCACCGGCCGGGCACCTACATCTATGGCGACCGGATGCAGATGCGGGCCGGCTGCATCGGCCTGGACGACTGCGCCCTGACCGTGCTGGCCACCGTGGTGTCCCGTCCCACCGCCGACCGCGCCATCCTGGATACCGGCTCCAAAGCCCTGACCGCCGACCTGCACGGGCTGAACGGCTATGGCCGCATCATGGAATATCCCGATGCGGTGATCGCCAACCTGTCCGAGGAACATGGCCATGTCGATCTGAGCGGCGTGGCCGGGCCGCGCCCGCGCATCGGTGACAAGGTCCGGATCCTGCCCAACCATGCCTGTCCGGTGAGCAATCTCTACGATCAGGTCGCCTTGTGCCGGAACGGTCAGGTCGAGCGGATCGTGGATGTGGACGCCCGCGGTAGATTGGCCTGA
- a CDS encoding CYTH and CHAD domain-containing protein, with translation MGVERELKLEGKPDDLRKLLREPVIATGLRSRPKRKRLVTTYFDTPDGTLRDEFGMSLRVRRDGRRWLQTVKRERRADGVLFSRDEWEMPIAGETPDPTRLTDPALAEVVAILTSREVVPIVRTEIRRDQVDLDWADEHGRVAVVNLSLDDGRIEAGGNGIEVGELELELVEGDPSCLFSLALRCADIVPIRFGTLGKWERGCRLLAGDSPQPEKAERPTISPACNIEEVMIASFGAALRQWLGNEAAVQDGSDPEGIHQMRVALRRLRSLLTLFKGLIPDAQRSSLSAELRIVVQGLGPARDLDVFQSELLPPVIEARPGDPSSLALQAVAEAARKAAYQDAQAMIADRAYGRTLLRFSAWLDMRAWRMGSDAVGVDQLAMPSVEAASALLDKALRKVLRRGRGFADLSPPERHEVRIALKKLRYGADAFSGLFDPEEVKPYARRLSRLQDHMGRFNDAAVTGTIVDRLMDDASLPLAKRHEAARGGGLVIGWHAHAAVADEPELLAAWRAFKHAKPFWRSEA, from the coding sequence ATGGGTGTCGAGCGCGAGCTGAAGCTCGAGGGCAAGCCAGACGATCTGCGCAAGCTGCTCCGGGAGCCGGTGATTGCCACCGGCCTCAGGAGCCGTCCCAAGCGCAAGCGGCTCGTCACCACCTATTTCGACACGCCCGACGGCACCCTGCGCGACGAGTTCGGCATGAGCCTGCGGGTGCGCCGGGACGGCCGGCGCTGGCTCCAGACCGTGAAGCGCGAGCGCCGTGCCGACGGGGTCCTGTTCTCCCGCGACGAGTGGGAGATGCCCATCGCGGGCGAGACCCCCGATCCCACCCGGCTGACCGACCCGGCCCTGGCTGAGGTCGTGGCGATCCTGACCAGCCGGGAGGTGGTGCCGATCGTCCGCACCGAGATCCGGCGCGACCAGGTCGATCTCGACTGGGCGGACGAGCATGGCCGGGTCGCCGTGGTCAATCTCTCCCTGGACGACGGAAGGATCGAGGCCGGGGGCAACGGCATCGAGGTCGGCGAGCTGGAACTGGAACTGGTCGAGGGCGATCCGTCCTGCCTGTTCTCCTTGGCGCTGCGCTGCGCCGACATCGTCCCGATCCGGTTCGGCACGCTCGGCAAGTGGGAGCGCGGCTGCCGGCTGCTGGCCGGGGACTCGCCACAGCCGGAGAAGGCGGAGCGGCCCACCATATCGCCCGCCTGCAACATCGAGGAGGTGATGATCGCTTCGTTCGGCGCGGCGCTGCGCCAGTGGCTCGGCAACGAGGCCGCTGTCCAGGACGGCAGCGATCCCGAGGGCATCCACCAGATGCGGGTGGCCCTGCGGCGGCTGCGCTCCCTGCTGACCCTGTTCAAGGGCCTGATCCCGGACGCCCAGCGTTCCTCGCTCTCGGCCGAGCTGCGGATCGTCGTGCAGGGACTGGGGCCGGCGCGCGACCTGGACGTGTTCCAGAGCGAGCTGCTGCCGCCGGTGATCGAGGCCCGCCCGGGCGATCCCTCCTCGCTGGCGCTGCAGGCCGTGGCGGAAGCCGCCCGGAAGGCCGCCTACCAGGATGCCCAGGCGATGATCGCCGACCGCGCCTATGGCCGCACCCTCCTGCGCTTCTCCGCCTGGCTGGACATGCGGGCCTGGCGGATGGGCTCAGATGCGGTCGGTGTCGACCAGCTGGCCATGCCCTCGGTGGAGGCGGCCAGCGCCCTGCTGGACAAGGCCCTGCGCAAGGTGCTGCGGCGCGGCCGGGGCTTTGCCGACCTGTCGCCGCCGGAGCGCCACGAGGTCCGCATCGCCCTGAAGAAGCTGCGCTACGGCGCCGACGCGTTCTCCGGCCTGTTCGACCCCGAGGAAGTGAAGCCCTATGCCCGCCGGCTGTCGCGCCTGCAGGATCACATGGGTCGCTTCAACGACGCCGCCGTCACCGGCACCATCGTCGACCGGCTGATGGACGATGCCTCCCTTCCGTTGGCCAAGCGGCACGAGGCGGCGCGTGGCGGCGGGCTGGTGATCGGCTGGCATGCCCATGCCGCGGTGGCCGACGAGCCCGAACTCCTGGCTGCGTGGCGCGCCTTCAAGCACGCGAAGCCATTCTGGAGGAGCGAGGCGTGA
- a CDS encoding PGPGW domain-containing protein: MTRITMLVLGYGFLFLGVLGLFLPILQGFLFIFVGLIVLSKHAPWANRALERVRQKWPTMGNLIDKAESLAEAWIGKATNGVRRLLNRVS; encoded by the coding sequence ATGACCCGTATCACCATGCTCGTCCTAGGCTACGGGTTCCTGTTCCTGGGCGTGCTCGGCCTGTTCCTGCCGATCCTGCAGGGCTTCCTGTTCATCTTCGTCGGCCTGATCGTGCTGTCCAAGCATGCCCCCTGGGCCAATCGCGCCCTGGAGCGCGTCCGGCAGAAATGGCCGACCATGGGCAACCTGATCGACAAGGCCGAATCCCTCGCCGAGGCCTGGATCGGCAAGGCTACCAACGGCGTCCGCCGCCTGCTCAACCGGGTTTCCTAG
- the recN gene encoding DNA repair protein RecN: MLHSLNVRDLLLLDRLDLEFGEGLSTLTGETGAGKSILLGCLGLASGARAERGQVRIGSSQGSVTAIFTLPPDHPARAILAEQGIACAEEISLRRVVFADGRSRAFIEDEPVAIGTLERVGRDLVEVHGQFEQRGLADPARHRALLDAFGGHEAEAEAVRRTWQAWRDVKTRLDERRRALEQAAAEEERLRAHLAELEKFGPVPREEEELAAERQRLQTRDRQIALFDEAAKGLADAAERLAGTQRKLDRSGIDDPSLEQIVEGLERASSELADVERATAERLRELVHAEGRLDEVEERLFALRALARKHRVSADELEGLREEFIAELGRIETGAADVVRLEAEATILHERFLAAVQALSAARARTAGAMSEAVAAELAPLKLERATLRVTLTPLEPEAYGPDGAERVAFEVRTNPGQPFGPIGKIASGGELARFMLALKVVLARLQPAGTLVFDEIDAGTGGATADAIGERLARLARERQVLVVTHAPQVAARAQSHLRVVKIQEDDRTRVVVEPLEGEERRDEIARMLAGAQVTSAARAAADSLIQDAVS; this comes from the coding sequence ATGCTGCACAGCCTGAACGTCCGTGACCTTCTGCTCCTGGACCGGCTCGACCTGGAGTTCGGCGAGGGGCTGAGCACGCTCACCGGCGAGACCGGGGCGGGCAAGTCGATCCTGCTGGGCTGCCTGGGCCTGGCCAGCGGGGCGCGCGCCGAGCGCGGCCAGGTGCGCATCGGCAGCAGCCAGGGCTCGGTCACCGCCATCTTCACCCTGCCGCCGGACCATCCGGCCCGGGCGATCCTGGCGGAGCAGGGCATCGCCTGCGCCGAGGAGATCAGCCTGCGCCGGGTCGTGTTCGCGGACGGCCGCTCGCGCGCCTTCATCGAGGACGAGCCGGTCGCGATCGGCACCCTGGAACGGGTCGGCCGCGACCTGGTCGAGGTGCACGGCCAGTTCGAGCAGCGCGGCCTGGCCGACCCCGCCCGCCACCGGGCGCTGCTCGACGCGTTCGGCGGCCACGAGGCCGAGGCCGAGGCGGTCCGCCGCACCTGGCAGGCCTGGCGCGACGTGAAGACCCGCCTGGACGAGCGCCGCCGCGCGCTGGAGCAGGCCGCGGCCGAGGAGGAGCGCCTGCGCGCCCATCTGGCCGAGCTGGAGAAGTTCGGGCCGGTGCCGAGGGAGGAGGAGGAACTGGCGGCCGAGCGCCAGCGCCTGCAGACCCGCGACCGGCAGATCGCCCTGTTCGACGAGGCCGCCAAGGGCCTGGCGGACGCCGCCGAGCGGCTGGCCGGGACCCAGCGCAAGCTGGACCGCTCTGGCATCGACGATCCGAGCCTTGAGCAGATCGTGGAAGGGCTGGAGCGCGCGTCGTCCGAGCTGGCCGATGTGGAGCGCGCCACCGCCGAGCGGCTGCGCGAGCTGGTGCATGCCGAGGGCCGGCTGGACGAGGTCGAGGAACGCCTGTTCGCGCTGCGGGCGCTGGCCCGCAAGCACCGGGTATCCGCCGACGAGCTGGAGGGCCTGCGCGAGGAGTTCATCGCGGAACTGGGCCGGATCGAGACCGGCGCTGCCGACGTCGTGCGGCTGGAAGCCGAGGCGACAATCCTGCACGAGCGGTTCCTGGCCGCGGTCCAGGCTTTGTCCGCCGCCCGCGCCCGCACCGCCGGGGCGATGAGCGAGGCCGTCGCGGCCGAGCTGGCGCCGCTCAAGCTGGAGCGCGCCACCCTGCGCGTCACCCTGACCCCGCTGGAGCCGGAGGCCTATGGGCCGGACGGCGCGGAGCGGGTCGCCTTCGAGGTCCGCACCAATCCCGGCCAGCCGTTCGGGCCGATCGGCAAGATCGCCTCGGGCGGTGAGCTTGCCCGCTTCATGCTGGCGCTGAAGGTGGTGCTGGCGCGTTTGCAGCCGGCCGGCACCCTGGTGTTCGACGAGATCGACGCCGGGACCGGGGGTGCCACCGCGGACGCGATCGGCGAACGCCTGGCGCGCCTGGCCCGCGAGCGCCAGGTCCTGGTGGTGACCCACGCGCCCCAGGTCGCGGCGCGCGCCCAGAGCCATCTCCGGGTGGTCAAGATCCAGGAGGACGACCGGACCCGGGTGGTGGTGGAGCCCCTGGAGGGCGAGGAACGCCGCGACGAGATCGCCCGGATGCTGGCCGGCGCCCAGGTGACCAGCGCCGCGCGGGCCGCGGCCGACAGTCTTATTCAGGATGCGGTATCGTAG
- a CDS encoding helix-turn-helix domain-containing protein has translation MDRERLIERKIGERLRRRRIELGLTQEQVGRIVGVSYQQIQKFERGANRVSAARLVLMAERLRTDIHWLCGITDFHPVTAGPPHSSGAETPDPHQAFAQIGDPAVRVALGGLVRAVVERHSASQPG, from the coding sequence GTGGATCGCGAGAGGCTGATCGAGCGCAAGATCGGGGAGCGGCTGCGGCGACGGCGGATCGAGCTCGGCCTGACCCAGGAGCAGGTCGGCCGGATCGTGGGCGTGTCCTACCAGCAGATCCAGAAATTCGAGCGTGGCGCCAACCGGGTCAGCGCCGCACGCCTGGTCCTGATGGCCGAGCGGCTGCGCACCGACATCCACTGGCTGTGCGGCATCACCGACTTCCACCCGGTCACCGCCGGGCCGCCGCATTCGAGCGGAGCGGAGACGCCCGACCCCCACCAGGCCTTCGCCCAGATCGGCGACCCGGCGGTGCGGGTCGCCCTGGGCGGACTGGTGCGGGCGGTGGTGGAGCGCCATTCCGCCAGCCAGCCGGGCTAG
- the lpxC gene encoding UDP-3-O-acyl-N-acetylglucosamine deacetylase, which yields MNIVGSQRNEIGTQDLGVRESRSARAQRTIAHRIGCVGIGLHGGRKVSLTLLPAAADTGVMFVRTDLPGRPVIPAVADRVADTTMCTALVGADDAKVATVEHLMAAFALAEIDNVTVELDGPEVPIMDGSAAPFLFLLECAGVREQDRPLRRIEVIKPVVVEAAGKMARLDPAPFTSFAASIEFDHPAVGAQSLAVPFEPARLARVLGPARTFGFAADIEQLRAMGLARGGSLDNAVVVGPEGVLNPGGLRFPDEFVRHKMLDAIGDTFLAGAPIIGRWTGHRAGHALHVKLVRALLADRSAWRYVDDADEAVDLRSGRSSRVAEPVAASA from the coding sequence GTGAACATCGTGGGTAGTCAGCGCAACGAGATCGGTACGCAGGACCTGGGCGTCCGCGAGAGCCGGTCGGCGCGGGCGCAGCGCACGATCGCGCACCGCATCGGCTGCGTCGGCATCGGCCTCCATGGCGGCCGCAAGGTTTCCCTGACCCTTCTGCCGGCTGCGGCCGACACGGGCGTGATGTTCGTGCGCACCGATCTTCCCGGCCGGCCGGTGATCCCGGCAGTCGCGGACCGGGTCGCGGACACCACCATGTGCACCGCGCTGGTCGGCGCCGACGATGCCAAGGTCGCGACCGTCGAGCATCTGATGGCCGCCTTCGCGTTGGCCGAGATCGACAACGTGACCGTCGAGCTGGACGGTCCGGAAGTCCCGATCATGGACGGCAGCGCCGCGCCGTTCCTGTTCCTCCTGGAATGCGCCGGCGTGCGCGAGCAGGACCGCCCGCTGCGCCGGATCGAGGTGATCAAGCCGGTGGTGGTGGAAGCCGCCGGCAAGATGGCCAGGCTGGATCCCGCCCCTTTCACCAGCTTCGCCGCCTCGATCGAGTTCGACCATCCGGCCGTGGGCGCCCAGTCCCTGGCGGTTCCGTTCGAGCCGGCACGCCTCGCGCGCGTGCTCGGCCCGGCACGGACCTTTGGCTTCGCCGCCGACATCGAGCAGCTCCGCGCCATGGGCCTTGCCCGTGGCGGCTCGCTCGACAACGCGGTCGTGGTCGGGCCCGAGGGCGTCCTCAATCCCGGCGGGCTGCGCTTCCCCGACGAGTTCGTCCGCCACAAGATGCTGGACGCGATCGGCGACACCTTCCTGGCGGGCGCGCCGATCATCGGCCGCTGGACCGGGCACCGGGCCGGCCATGCCCTCCACGTCAAGCTGGTGCGGGCCCTGCTCGCCGACCGCAGTGCTTGGCGCTATGTCGACGACGCCGACGAGGCGGTGGATCTCCGCTCCGGCCGCTCGTCCCGCGTGGCCGAGCCGGTCGCCGCCAGCGCCTGA
- the ligA gene encoding NAD-dependent DNA ligase LigA, which produces MTELAVDALDEAAARAELERLARAIAEADRRYYQDARPDLTDAQYDELRRRNQAIEQRFPALVRADSPSHRVGAPPVTAFGKVVHTVPMLSLDNAMTPEEIDEFVARVRRFLKRPEGALDDFVCEPKIDGLSCSLRYEDGVLVRAATRGDGTTGEDVTRNVRTIDDVPVRLHGQAPKVIEVRGEVYMERAAFARLNEEQEEAGELPFANPRNASAGSLRQLDSRITARRPLRFFAYGWGEADPPVAGRYSEFLERLRGWGLVVNPLTAICRTAEEMVAHQAKIGAERPNLPYEIDGVVDKIDEIALQERLGFVGRAPRWAIAHKFPAEQARTRVRDITIQVGRTGALTPVAELEPVNVGGVTVSRATLHNEDFIKAKDIRAGDQVLIQRAGDVIPQVVEVTDAERTGRSDPYVFPRLCPICQSHVDRLEGEVVWRCTGGLVCPAQVAGRLQLLVGRDAFDIEGLGKKQVPQLIEAGLLHQPADLFVLPRNQESLEKLGQLEGWGKRKIDNLVKSIEARRTIPLHRFILGLGIRFTGEVNAKLLARAYGSFSAWRDGMLKLAAGDAEELARLDDVDRVGNALIGALAAFFAEPHNVKAVDDLAAQLTIEDAAAPATATTSPLSGKVVIFTGTLETLGRAEAKARAERFGAKVGSSVSKNTDYLVVGADAGSKAAKAQALGVQTITEQEFLELTDRR; this is translated from the coding sequence ATGACGGAACTCGCGGTCGATGCGCTGGACGAGGCCGCCGCGCGCGCGGAGCTGGAACGGCTGGCCCGGGCCATCGCCGAGGCCGACCGGCGCTATTACCAGGACGCGAGGCCCGACCTGACGGATGCGCAGTACGACGAGCTGCGCCGCCGCAACCAGGCGATCGAGCAGCGCTTCCCGGCGCTGGTACGGGCCGACAGCCCGAGCCACCGGGTCGGCGCGCCGCCGGTCACGGCGTTCGGCAAGGTGGTGCACACCGTGCCGATGCTCTCCCTGGACAACGCGATGACGCCCGAGGAGATCGACGAGTTCGTCGCCCGGGTCCGCCGCTTCCTCAAGCGTCCGGAAGGCGCGCTGGACGACTTTGTCTGCGAGCCGAAGATCGACGGCCTGTCCTGCTCGCTGCGCTACGAGGATGGCGTGCTGGTCCGCGCCGCCACCAGGGGCGACGGCACCACCGGCGAGGACGTGACCCGCAACGTGCGCACCATCGACGACGTGCCGGTCCGCCTGCATGGGCAGGCGCCCAAGGTGATCGAGGTGCGCGGCGAGGTCTACATGGAGCGCGCCGCCTTCGCCCGGCTCAACGAGGAGCAGGAGGAAGCCGGCGAATTGCCGTTCGCCAATCCGCGCAACGCCTCGGCTGGCTCGTTGCGCCAGCTGGACAGCCGGATCACGGCCAGGCGTCCCTTGCGCTTCTTCGCCTATGGCTGGGGCGAGGCCGATCCGCCGGTGGCGGGGCGCTACTCGGAGTTCCTGGAGCGGCTGCGCGGCTGGGGCCTGGTGGTCAACCCGCTGACCGCGATCTGCCGGACCGCCGAGGAGATGGTGGCGCACCAGGCGAAGATCGGCGCCGAGCGCCCAAACCTGCCCTACGAGATCGACGGCGTGGTCGACAAGATCGACGAGATCGCCCTGCAGGAGCGGCTGGGCTTCGTCGGCCGGGCGCCGCGCTGGGCGATCGCCCACAAGTTCCCGGCCGAGCAGGCCCGCACCAGGGTGCGCGACATCACCATCCAGGTCGGCCGCACCGGCGCGCTCACTCCGGTGGCCGAGCTGGAGCCGGTGAATGTCGGGGGCGTGACGGTGTCCCGGGCCACCCTGCACAACGAGGACTTCATCAAGGCCAAGGACATCCGGGCCGGCGACCAGGTCCTGATCCAGCGCGCCGGCGACGTGATCCCCCAGGTGGTGGAGGTGACCGATGCCGAACGCACCGGCCGCTCCGACCCCTATGTGTTTCCGCGCCTCTGCCCGATCTGCCAGAGCCATGTCGACCGGCTGGAGGGCGAGGTGGTCTGGCGCTGCACCGGGGGGCTGGTCTGTCCGGCCCAGGTCGCCGGCCGCCTGCAGCTGCTGGTCGGCCGCGACGCCTTCGACATCGAGGGGCTGGGCAAGAAGCAGGTCCCGCAGCTGATCGAGGCCGGCCTGCTCCACCAGCCGGCCGACCTGTTCGTGCTGCCGCGGAACCAGGAAAGCCTGGAGAAGCTCGGCCAGCTGGAAGGCTGGGGCAAGCGCAAGATCGACAATCTGGTGAAGTCGATCGAGGCGCGCCGCACCATCCCCTTGCACCGCTTCATCCTGGGCCTGGGCATCCGCTTCACCGGCGAGGTCAACGCCAAGCTGCTGGCCCGCGCCTATGGCAGCTTCTCCGCCTGGCGGGACGGGATGCTGAAGCTGGCGGCCGGCGATGCGGAGGAACTGGCCCGGCTGGACGATGTCGACCGGGTCGGCAATGCCCTGATCGGGGCGCTCGCCGCCTTCTTCGCCGAGCCGCACAACGTCAAGGCGGTCGACGACCTGGCAGCCCAGCTGACCATCGAGGATGCCGCAGCACCGGCCACCGCCACCACAAGCCCGCTCTCCGGCAAGGTGGTGATCTTCACCGGCACCCTGGAAACGCTCGGCCGGGCCGAGGCAAAGGCGCGCGCCGAGCGCTTCGGCGCCAAGGTGGGATCTTCCGTCTCGAAGAATACCGACTATCTGGTGGTAGGGGCCGATGCCGGCTCCAAGGCCGCCAAGGCGCAGGCCTTGGGCGTGCAGACGATCACCGAGCAGGAATTCCTGGAGCTGACCGACCGCCGATGA
- a CDS encoding LysR substrate-binding domain-containing protein yields the protein MRNLNDLRCFVQVVAYGGFAPAARSLHVPKSTLSKRVAALEEELGARLIQRTSRSFVLTEAGHEFHEHARAALIEAEAAETVVRRRLAEPSGTVRLTASVPTAQFRLAALLPELAQNHPRLLLQVHATDRFVDLVQEGFDLAIRDHFASLPDSALVQRRLGSDPVLLVAARSYLERAGAPGSPQDLLAHDGLLTGPAATAWRLRSADGTEVEVAPRPRLVLDESILLLEAAAAGLGIACLPRSICLRRLDGGGLVQLLPAWTAGAVATTLVVPHRRGQLPAVRAVMGFLVERLGGDA from the coding sequence ATGCGCAACCTCAACGATCTGCGCTGCTTCGTCCAGGTGGTCGCCTATGGCGGCTTCGCACCGGCGGCGCGCAGCCTGCACGTGCCAAAATCTACCCTGAGCAAGCGGGTCGCCGCACTGGAGGAGGAGCTGGGCGCCCGGCTGATCCAGCGAACCTCGCGCAGCTTCGTGCTGACCGAGGCCGGCCATGAATTCCACGAGCACGCCCGGGCCGCGCTGATAGAGGCCGAGGCCGCCGAGACGGTGGTGCGCCGGCGCCTTGCCGAGCCGAGCGGCACCGTGCGGCTGACCGCCTCGGTGCCGACCGCGCAGTTCCGGCTGGCGGCTCTCCTGCCGGAACTGGCGCAGAACCACCCCCGGCTGCTGCTGCAGGTGCACGCGACCGACCGGTTCGTCGACCTGGTCCAGGAAGGCTTCGACTTGGCAATCCGCGACCATTTCGCGTCGCTGCCGGATTCGGCGCTGGTGCAGCGCCGGCTCGGCAGCGACCCGGTGCTGCTGGTGGCGGCACGGAGCTATCTGGAGCGGGCGGGCGCGCCGGGTTCACCGCAGGATCTCCTGGCGCATGACGGCCTGCTGACCGGCCCGGCCGCGACTGCCTGGCGGCTGCGCAGTGCGGATGGGACCGAGGTGGAGGTGGCGCCGCGGCCGCGCCTGGTGCTGGACGAATCCATCCTGCTGCTGGAGGCCGCCGCAGCCGGACTGGGGATCGCCTGCCTGCCCCGCTCGATCTGCCTTCGGCGTCTCGACGGTGGCGGGCTGGTCCAGCTCCTGCCGGCATGGACGGCCGGCGCAGTTGCGACCACGCTCGTGGTGCCGCACCGGCGCGGCCAGCTGCCGGCGGTGCGGGCCGTCATGGGTTTCCTGGTCGAGCGGCTCGGCGGCGACGCCTAG
- a CDS encoding ParA family protein, translating into MIRILVGNGKGGVGKSTIATSLAAALANRGRRTVLADADRQRSSLRWLAARPEGQAAIQGLDWSKKPGPLPDGIERLVVDAPANMDGSEIEDLLDESDRVVVPVQPSLFDQAGTERFLAKLGKQKSVRKGKKEVVLVLNRLRSRARATGRLEAYAAGLQLPVAARIVDRSIYEELATTGLSVFDLAGARTAAARAEWAELVELLDQDA; encoded by the coding sequence GTGATCCGCATCCTGGTCGGCAACGGCAAGGGCGGGGTCGGCAAGTCGACCATCGCCACCAGCCTGGCCGCGGCCCTGGCGAACAGGGGGCGGCGCACCGTCCTGGCCGACGCGGACCGGCAGCGTTCCAGCCTGCGCTGGCTGGCCGCGCGCCCGGAGGGGCAGGCCGCCATCCAGGGGCTGGACTGGTCCAAGAAGCCGGGGCCGCTGCCGGACGGGATCGAGCGCCTGGTGGTGGACGCGCCCGCCAACATGGACGGCAGCGAGATCGAGGATCTCCTGGACGAATCCGACCGGGTCGTGGTGCCGGTCCAGCCCTCCTTGTTCGACCAGGCTGGCACTGAGCGGTTCCTGGCCAAGCTCGGCAAGCAGAAATCGGTGCGCAAGGGCAAGAAGGAGGTCGTGCTGGTTCTCAACCGGCTGCGCAGCCGTGCCCGCGCCACCGGACGGCTGGAAGCCTATGCCGCCGGCCTGCAGCTGCCTGTGGCGGCGCGGATCGTGGACCGCAGCATCTACGAGGAACTGGCCACCACCGGTTTGTCGGTGTTCGACCTTGCAGGCGCTCGGACCGCGGCGGCGCGGGCGGAATGGGCGGAACTCGTCGAACTCCTGGACCAGGACGCCTAG
- a CDS encoding outer membrane protein assembly factor BamD gives MPLIDPCDRARGTSIRRALRVGAVVLLFSLSACGGGADEVVLEPEKPAEQLYSEAQELLQNGSWQQAANAFEEVERQHPYSELAKRAQVEAAYAFYEGDFYDESISAAERFIDLHPGDEATPYAYYLIGLCYYEQISDVGRDQASTEQAMQAFEEMVRRYPQSDYARDANLKLDLIRDHLAGKEMEIGRYYENKQQYVGAINRFRSVVENYQTTSHVPEALFRLTESYLALGVRREAQAAAAVLGYNYPGSIWYERSYALLEGQNLQPAEDSGSWLSNLF, from the coding sequence ATGCCGCTGATCGATCCCTGCGACCGCGCCCGCGGCACCTCGATTCGGCGCGCTTTGCGTGTCGGTGCGGTTGTGCTGCTTTTTTCGCTTTCCGCGTGTGGCGGTGGTGCTGACGAGGTCGTCCTGGAGCCGGAGAAGCCGGCCGAGCAGCTGTACAGCGAGGCACAGGAACTGCTGCAGAATGGCAGCTGGCAGCAGGCGGCGAACGCGTTCGAGGAGGTCGAGCGGCAGCACCCCTATTCCGAGCTTGCCAAGCGCGCCCAGGTCGAGGCCGCCTATGCCTTCTACGAGGGCGACTTTTACGACGAGTCGATTTCGGCCGCCGAGCGCTTCATTGACCTGCATCCGGGCGACGAGGCGACCCCATACGCCTATTATCTGATCGGGCTGTGCTATTACGAGCAGATCAGCGATGTCGGTCGCGACCAGGCGTCCACCGAGCAGGCGATGCAGGCCTTCGAGGAAATGGTCCGCCGCTACCCGCAGAGCGACTATGCCCGCGACGCCAACCTGAAGCTCGACCTGATCCGCGATCATCTGGCCGGCAAGGAAATGGAGATCGGCCGCTATTACGAGAACAAGCAGCAATATGTCGGCGCCATCAACCGCTTCCGCAGCGTGGTCGAGAACTACCAGACCACCTCGCACGTTCCCGAAGCGCTGTTCCGCCTGACCGAGAGCTATCTGGCGCTGGGCGTGCGCAGGGAAGCGCAGGCGGCCGCCGCGGTGCTTGGCTACAACTACCCGGGCTCTATCTGGTACGAGCGGTCCTACGCTCTGCTGGAGGGCCAGAACCTGCAGCCTGCGGAGGACAGCGGGTCATGGTTGTCGAACCTGTTCTGA